One segment of Desulfomicrobium macestii DNA contains the following:
- a CDS encoding MraY family glycosyltransferase, protein MGFVLAFVWVGLTVGLPSFFWLPIVALAVLSFVNDLRSISAGTRLIAQFAAAFFVLGSAWWTGLVSWPVLALFPALFFVVGTTNCYNFMDGINGLAGITGLIAFASLLIFGGTAVSLPDFSYPIMAVIGAILAFLPFNLPRARLFMGDVGSIFLGFLFAVIVCLQARSWADFLVFASFLFPFYADEAVTVVERLWRGESLLAPHRRHLYQFLANERGIAHWKVSVAYGLIQILVVLLVVIGRRNGIGHVICVDVVAFVLWAWAHYSLKRRYFLKQQGFQ, encoded by the coding sequence GTGGGCTTTGTACTGGCCTTTGTCTGGGTCGGCCTTACGGTCGGGCTGCCTTCGTTCTTCTGGCTTCCGATCGTGGCCTTGGCGGTTTTGAGTTTCGTCAACGACCTGCGCAGTATTTCCGCGGGAACGAGGCTGATAGCACAGTTTGCGGCCGCTTTTTTCGTCTTGGGCAGTGCATGGTGGACGGGTCTTGTGTCTTGGCCTGTCTTGGCGCTTTTTCCCGCGCTTTTTTTCGTGGTCGGCACGACCAACTGCTACAATTTCATGGATGGAATCAATGGGTTGGCGGGAATCACCGGTCTGATCGCCTTTGCTAGTCTGCTGATTTTTGGAGGAACGGCGGTTTCCCTGCCTGACTTTTCGTATCCGATAATGGCGGTAATTGGTGCGATTCTGGCTTTTTTGCCATTCAATCTCCCCCGGGCCAGGCTTTTCATGGGCGACGTGGGCAGCATCTTCCTGGGTTTTCTTTTTGCGGTGATCGTGTGTCTGCAGGCTCGCTCGTGGGCAGATTTTCTCGTTTTTGCGTCCTTTCTGTTTCCCTTCTATGCAGATGAGGCTGTGACTGTGGTTGAGCGATTGTGGCGCGGCGAATCGCTCCTTGCACCGCATCGCAGGCACCTGTATCAGTTTTTGGCCAACGAGCGCGGAATTGCGCATTGGAAAGTGAGCGTGGCATACGGATTGATACAGATTTTGGTGGTTTTGCTGGTGGTGATCGGGAGACGCAACGGGATAGGCCATGTGATTTGCGTCGATGTTGTTGCATTCGTCTTGTGGGCTTGGGCGCATTATTCGTTAAAGCGAAGATATTTTTTGAAACAGCAAGGATTTCAATGA
- a CDS encoding NAD-dependent epimerase/dehydratase family protein: protein MDQLGTRVLVTGASGFIGRCLCQKLMDQGFAVTAMLRRPQTGPWRHVLEIDLAQDEVDPRALDGVDTIFHLAGKAHTRAKNAIENAEYEAVHVHGTRSLLGAARQAGVRACVLLSSVKAMGEGGVEVWDESTPCSPQNPYGITKLAAERVVLEELPLSCSVVLRPTLVYGAGSKGNLDLMIRAVQKGVFPSVAFPANGRSMIHVQDVVQACLLAAANPAACGQVYVLTDGNEYSTKEMLGWIHEALGKKPGLPLPFGALKAAAFLGDMVERFGILSPFNRDRLDKLAGSARYSNAKICRELGFAPSWDLRRGINEMVEGLRRK from the coding sequence ATGGATCAACTTGGAACTCGCGTCCTGGTCACCGGCGCGTCGGGATTTATCGGGCGCTGTCTGTGCCAGAAACTGATGGATCAGGGCTTCGCTGTCACGGCCATGCTGCGCAGGCCGCAAACGGGACCGTGGCGACATGTGCTGGAAATCGATCTTGCACAGGACGAAGTCGACCCTCGGGCCCTGGATGGCGTGGACACGATCTTTCACTTGGCAGGCAAGGCCCATACGCGTGCCAAGAACGCCATTGAAAACGCCGAATACGAAGCCGTGCACGTGCACGGTACCCGTTCGCTGCTGGGTGCCGCCAGGCAAGCCGGAGTACGCGCTTGCGTACTCCTGAGTTCAGTCAAGGCCATGGGCGAGGGCGGGGTTGAGGTCTGGGATGAGTCTACGCCATGTTCCCCACAGAATCCTTATGGCATCACAAAGCTCGCAGCCGAGCGAGTCGTGCTTGAAGAACTCCCGCTATCTTGCTCGGTGGTTCTGAGGCCCACCCTCGTTTATGGTGCCGGGAGCAAGGGCAATCTTGATCTGATGATCCGCGCCGTGCAAAAGGGAGTATTTCCGTCCGTGGCCTTTCCTGCCAACGGACGTTCCATGATTCATGTGCAAGATGTCGTTCAAGCCTGCCTGCTTGCGGCGGCAAACCCTGCTGCCTGCGGGCAGGTTTATGTTCTTACCGACGGCAACGAGTATTCGACAAAAGAGATGCTAGGCTGGATTCACGAAGCTTTGGGCAAAAAGCCCGGACTTCCCCTCCCTTTTGGTGCACTGAAAGCTGCGGCCTTTCTTGGTGATATGGTGGAGCGCTTCGGAATCCTTTCTCCATTCAATCGGGATCGATTGGACAAATTGGCTGGCTCGGCTCGCTATTCCAATGCGAAAATTTGCCGCGAACTGGGGTTTGCCCCATCCTGGGATTTGCGCAGAGGTATCAATGAAATGGTCGAAGGGTTGAGGCGCAAGTGA
- a CDS encoding STT3 domain-containing protein, whose translation MTNPDRFSFSLATECWLALGLVIFTAVAVRLAELPLWQNEAFILDGGYLMATHDAYTWLAGVKMIGRHVHDAITVLLRGIVSLGFPVAAVGFWAPVVFVPLLAVPVCLLARFLRLPDGGLVFGILVTSGIGFLVRTRLGFCDTDVINLLFPVSMVCCLAAWIEMLKNKSLSRDMAGGAGLQSLALALVAGICGKMALYFYPGSSSVLLPALGLSGLLGFFLIRREFRFFLWVGLLLTFGTAFAGWFGFLFSVLTAAALVVFRAKFSSVFLMLILIAIAGFLAYLGNVDSIFQSLLQRLYMYAKVATPEMVNNATGMKLPDIAQSVREAQNLDWGLLGPRLGGNWFVFVLGILGFGFVSWRRPALLVFLPFLVLGLASVKLGNRFAMYGTVGIGMGLGLGLSEFMSMLGQSQGRRWIAQLVLACVVLWPSAVFMQEVRPVPVLPKIYAETFLELREKTEPEALLWQWWDYGYAGQYYAERATFGDGGRQSGKWLYPLAQVHSATSPRQASQLIRYFGQAMLEDGLARTTDLRTALFSGNPVSDIQKKDVAEAQEFLSDLVLDDTNWPTSLSNYFIVSWENLRLASWISYYGNWDIASGTSAPGKIQQVRGEVRMDSAAGTLVVGGKPTLLDSMDVVEKSGTRHFEWPNGTGMHVVVNQMSRQVFLMDAKMYRSMMVQMLLRPALDFAEEFTLVVDNSPWARAYKVTN comes from the coding sequence ATGACCAACCCTGATCGCTTTTCTTTCTCTCTTGCCACGGAATGCTGGCTGGCTTTGGGCCTTGTGATTTTCACGGCAGTGGCCGTCCGCTTGGCGGAACTCCCCCTGTGGCAAAATGAGGCGTTTATCCTGGACGGCGGGTACCTCATGGCTACCCACGACGCATACACGTGGCTGGCCGGAGTGAAAATGATTGGGCGGCATGTGCATGATGCTATTACGGTGTTGCTGCGGGGCATTGTAAGTCTTGGCTTCCCTGTGGCTGCTGTCGGTTTTTGGGCGCCCGTTGTCTTTGTCCCTTTGCTAGCGGTTCCGGTTTGTCTGCTGGCCCGCTTTCTGCGCCTGCCTGATGGTGGGTTGGTGTTCGGCATTCTGGTCACGTCCGGCATCGGGTTTCTTGTGCGCACCCGGCTCGGATTTTGTGATACCGATGTCATCAATCTGCTTTTCCCGGTCTCCATGGTCTGCTGCCTGGCCGCCTGGATCGAGATGTTGAAAAATAAGTCCCTGTCTAGAGACATGGCCGGTGGGGCTGGTCTCCAGAGTTTGGCGTTGGCCTTAGTGGCGGGGATTTGCGGAAAAATGGCCCTGTACTTCTACCCGGGAAGTTCGAGCGTATTGCTTCCGGCTTTGGGACTGTCGGGCCTTCTGGGCTTTTTTCTGATTCGCAGGGAGTTCAGGTTTTTTCTGTGGGTGGGACTGTTACTGACTTTTGGAACCGCGTTTGCCGGTTGGTTCGGCTTCCTTTTTTCCGTATTGACAGCGGCTGCTCTTGTTGTGTTCCGCGCTAAATTTTCCTCGGTTTTTTTGATGCTGATCCTGATCGCCATAGCAGGATTTCTTGCATACTTGGGCAACGTGGACTCGATTTTCCAGAGCTTGTTGCAGAGGCTTTACATGTACGCCAAGGTGGCGACTCCGGAGATGGTGAACAACGCCACGGGCATGAAACTCCCCGATATTGCCCAGAGCGTGCGTGAGGCGCAAAACCTTGACTGGGGGCTGCTCGGACCACGTTTGGGGGGAAATTGGTTCGTTTTTGTTCTGGGTATTTTGGGCTTTGGTTTTGTCAGTTGGCGTCGCCCTGCGCTTCTTGTATTTTTGCCCTTTCTTGTCCTTGGTCTTGCCAGCGTTAAGCTTGGGAACAGGTTTGCCATGTACGGCACGGTAGGCATTGGCATGGGACTTGGTTTGGGGCTGAGTGAATTTATGAGCATGCTCGGCCAGAGTCAGGGACGGCGTTGGATCGCACAGTTGGTTCTGGCATGCGTTGTCTTGTGGCCCTCGGCGGTGTTTATGCAAGAGGTCAGGCCCGTGCCGGTATTACCCAAAATCTATGCCGAAACATTTCTGGAATTACGCGAAAAGACGGAACCGGAGGCCCTGCTCTGGCAGTGGTGGGATTACGGCTACGCAGGGCAGTACTATGCTGAGCGGGCAACGTTCGGTGATGGCGGGCGACAGTCCGGGAAGTGGCTCTATCCCCTTGCACAAGTACACAGCGCCACCTCTCCGCGACAGGCGAGTCAGTTGATTCGGTATTTCGGGCAGGCCATGCTTGAAGATGGTCTGGCGAGAACAACGGATCTTCGGACCGCGCTTTTCTCGGGGAATCCAGTGTCCGATATCCAAAAAAAGGATGTTGCTGAAGCTCAGGAATTCTTGTCCGATCTAGTTCTGGATGACACGAATTGGCCAACGAGCCTGTCGAACTATTTCATTGTTTCCTGGGAAAATCTGCGCTTGGCCTCCTGGATCAGCTACTATGGAAATTGGGATATTGCCTCCGGCACTAGCGCGCCGGGCAAGATTCAGCAAGTGCGCGGCGAGGTCCGTATGGATTCGGCAGCAGGCACTTTAGTGGTTGGCGGCAAGCCGACCCTTCTTGACTCCATGGATGTGGTCGAAAAATCTGGAACACGGCATTTCGAGTGGCCCAACGGGACGGGCATGCATGTTGTCGTCAATCAGATGTCCCGTCAGGTTTTTCTGATGGATGCCAAGATGTACCGGTCCATGATGGTACAGATGCTCTTGCGCCCAGCCTTGGATTTTGCCGAGGAATTCACCCTGGTCGTGGATAATTCTCCGTGGGCCAGAGCATATAAGGTGACGAATTAG
- a CDS encoding glycosyltransferase family 4 protein, translated as MKKKLLYFVSEDWYFCSHRLPLAIAAKDAGYDVAVVTRVTAHGERIRDAGLRLVPFEMSRRAMNLFLEAWVLWRLVRVYRREKPDIVHHVAMKPVLYGTLAARLCGVRHVVNALAGMGWILASGTWLARIVKWSVLSLFRVILPRTSVIVQNRDDAELIRGLGCHRVHLIRGAGVDVAAIQASSEPPGPCVVLLAARMLWDKGVGEYVEAARLLRARGVDVRMVLAGDPDESNPASIPREVLYGWHESNTVEWLGYREDMPALLKSCHIVCLPSYREGIPKFVLEGLAAGLPVVTTDTPGCRETVAEGVNGFLVPPRDALALADALDRLISDDKLRKSMGLASRNLAISEFSSERIIAETLTVYASLAKARMTR; from the coding sequence ATGAAAAAAAAGCTCCTCTATTTCGTCAGCGAGGATTGGTATTTTTGTTCGCATCGTTTGCCTCTCGCCATTGCCGCCAAGGACGCGGGGTATGATGTCGCGGTGGTCACCCGGGTTACGGCCCACGGGGAACGCATTCGTGACGCGGGCTTGCGGCTGGTTCCGTTTGAAATGTCCCGGCGGGCCATGAACCTGTTTTTGGAAGCGTGGGTGCTCTGGCGGCTGGTCCGGGTGTATCGGAGGGAAAAGCCGGATATAGTGCACCACGTTGCCATGAAGCCCGTTCTTTATGGCACGCTCGCCGCCCGCTTGTGTGGAGTCCGGCATGTCGTGAACGCTCTGGCCGGCATGGGCTGGATTCTTGCCTCTGGAACATGGCTTGCTCGTATCGTAAAATGGAGCGTGTTGTCGCTTTTTCGCGTCATTTTGCCTCGCACGAGCGTCATCGTGCAGAATCGGGATGACGCCGAGTTGATTCGCGGTTTGGGTTGTCATCGGGTGCATCTGATCCGCGGAGCTGGGGTCGATGTGGCGGCCATACAGGCGTCCTCTGAACCACCGGGGCCGTGCGTTGTTCTTCTTGCCGCGCGTATGCTCTGGGACAAGGGCGTGGGAGAGTATGTCGAGGCCGCGCGTTTATTGCGAGCAAGGGGCGTTGATGTTCGCATGGTTTTGGCAGGCGATCCGGATGAGAGCAATCCTGCCAGTATCCCACGTGAGGTGCTGTATGGCTGGCATGAGAGCAATACTGTGGAATGGCTGGGATACAGGGAAGATATGCCCGCACTTCTGAAAAGTTGTCATATTGTGTGCTTACCTTCATACAGGGAAGGAATCCCGAAATTCGTACTGGAGGGGCTGGCCGCAGGGCTTCCCGTGGTCACCACGGACACTCCGGGGTGCAGGGAGACTGTGGCTGAAGGAGTTAACGGTTTTTTGGTCCCGCCCAGGGACGCCTTGGCTTTGGCGGATGCATTGGATAGACTGATATCGGACGATAAACTACGGAAATCCATGGGCCTCGCATCCAGAAACCTGGCCATTTCCGAATTTTCCTCGGAGCGCATCATTGCGGAAACTCTCACCGTGTACGCCTCTTTGGCTAAAGCGCGCATGACCCGTTAA